In the genome of Methylomagnum ishizawai, the window CGCATGGCCAATATCAACCTGGAACCGGGCGCGTCCTCGCTGGAAGCCATGATCGCTTCGGTCGAACGCGGCATCTACATGGAAGCCAACCGCTCCTGGTCCATCGACGATTACCGCAACAAATTCCAATTCGGCTGCGAATACGCCCGTTTGATCGAGGATGGGCGCTTGGCCCAGGTCGTCAAGAACCCGAACTACCGCGGCATCAGCGTGCCGTTCTGGCGTTCGCTCACGGCGGTGGGCAACCCGGAGGAATTCCGCGCCTATGGCACGCCCTATTGCGGCAAGGGCGAACCCAACCAAATCATCCGGGTCGGCCATGCCTCGCCGCCCTGTTTATTCGCCAATGTGGAAGTGTTCGGAGGTGACGCATGAATTTTACCGAGCAAACCCACGCCCTGTTCGACCGGCTGGCCGAGGGCGCTTTCGCCGGACTCCAGACCGGCGAGGAACTCAACCTCAACCTGGGCGCGGAGGCGCAGACCTATCTGCGCTTCAACGATTCCAAGGTGCGGCAGGCCACCGACGTGGCGCAGCGCCATCTGTCGCTGAACTTCCAAGCCCATGGCCGTCGGCTGGTACTGGGCTTCGACCTGTCGGGCCAAGTGGCGCAGGACGCGGCCACCCTCGGTTCCCTCGTCGCCCGCGCCCGTGCCGAAACCCGCGTCCTGCCGGAAGACCCGTTCTTGGTGCCGATGGCGAACCACGGCGGCAGCACCCACCAGCATCCCGGCGACTGGCCGGACCCCGCCACCGCCATCGACCAGATCGCCGGACTCACGGCGGGCACCGATTTCACCGGCTTCTTCGCGATGGGGCCGCAAATCCGCGCCACCCGCAATTCGCTGGGGCAGAACCATTGGTTCGCGACCGAATCCTTCTTCCTGGATTATTCGCTCTACACCGTGAACGCCGCCGGGGAAAACAAGGCGGTGAAAGGCTTGTACGCCGACCGGACCTGGCAGGCGGAACGCTGCGCCGCCAGCGTGGCCGGGAGCCGCGCCCGGCTGGAACTGTTGCGCCGCGATAGCCGCGCCTTGCCGCCCGGCGGCTACCGGGTTTATTTCGCACCCGCCGCCGTGGCCGAATTGGTGGGGATGTTTTCCTGGGGCGCGGTCAGCTATGGCGCGTGGAAGAAAGGCGATTCGGCCCTACGCAAGCTGGTGGAGGGCGAAGCGGAACTGTCGCCGCTGTTCAATCTGGCGGAGAACTTCGACCTGGGCCTCAGCCCGCGTTTCAACAGCTTGGGCGAAACGGCCCCGGCCCGGCTCCCGGTGATCGAGCGCGGCCAGTTGCGCAACCTCCTGGTCAGCGCCCGTTCCGCCCAGGAATACGGCGCGGTATCCAATGCCGCCGAACCGGAAGGCTGGAGCGGCGAATTTCTGCGCTCGCCGGAAGTCGGGGCGGGCGATTTACCGGAAGCCGAAGCGCTGAAAGCCCTGGACACCGGCCTTTATATCGGCAACCTGCATTATCTCAATTGGAGCGACACCCAGAACGCCCGCGTCACCGGCATGACCCGCTATGCCTGCTTCTGGGTGGAAGGCGGCGAAATCGTCGCGCCGATCCGGGATTTGCGCTTCGATGAAAGCCTGTACCGGGTATTCGGCCCGGAACTCCTGGCCCTGACCCGCGAGGCCGAGACCCAGGTGAACATCGACACCTATGGGCGACGGGCCTTGGGCGGGTGCCGGGTGCCGGGGGCGTTGGTGGGCGATTTCCGTTTCACCCTGTGAACTTCCCGCCGCCGGCTTTGGCGATGCTTTAGGGTCGGCCCGGCGCTGTCCGGTTTTTCATCAAATTCCAGCACATGCCCAGATCGGTGTTGGGGTCGCCCTCCTCGCCCACGCCGTTGGGATAGCCCGCCGGGGGTTTCGGGTTGTAGTTTTCGCACACGAAGGCCGTGGGCATGGCGCGGTGTTGGTCGAGATAATCGAGATATTGCCGGGTATCCCGGACCCATTGGGTGCCCGAATGGTGGGGCGAGACGATCAGGATGGCGGGCAAGCCCTGGCCCTGGGTCCAGCGGATGGCGTCCACCACCCATAGCCGGTAAATCTCGTCTTGTTGCAGGGCGAAACCGGGCGGGGTATCCAGCACGATGCCGCCCCCGGTCTTCACCAACGCCTGGAACAGCGCTGATTCGCTCACCTTGTTCCGCTGTAGGATGTCCAGCTTCTTGCCATTCTGATACTCGAAGGTCGGCATGATCGGCGTCGATGCGGGCACCCCCAGCCGCCGCAGAGTCGCCTGGAAATTCCGCCATTCCTCCAAGGTGAATTGCTCGCGGTCGCGCTTGTTGAACACGTTCGAGGCCATGAAGGCCGGACGGACCCCGAGGTCGAGGTAGTACTTCTTGATTTGCCGGGCCACCTCGGCGGCGGCGGCATCGTCGCCTTTGAACCCGATCTCGATGCCCACCGGAGCGCCCCGGAAGGCTTCCAGGATTTGGCGGCGCTGGGCATCGTTGAGTTTGAAATACCAAGCCCAGCTATGCAGGTACAAGCCACCACCCGCCGCCCGGTACCGCTGGGAACGGGCGGGGTCCGCCAGGTCGGCGACCCCCTGTACCCCGCCGGCATAATAAAGCGTCGGCAACGCGGCGGACCGGGACTGGGCATCGGTTTGCGCCGACAGGCAGCCCGCAAGCAACAGGACGGGCCAAAAGGCCGCGCACCGGGCGCCGGTTTGGGTCGATGGCATCATGGTCCTTCCTCCCGGAGAATGTTCGACTTCGATAATGGAGATGGCGCGGGCTTCGGCCCACCGCGGAAAACGGTCTTCGTGCCCATGTCCCAAGCCATTCCGGGCTGGGCGGAGGGGAGATACTGCGGTATCGGGCTTGTCCGTTCAAGCCCGGTGCCGGAAATTCCACCGGGCCGCCGGAAGACATCGTCCGGCGCGGGGTCGAACCCCAGATTCACAGACAGGAAATCCCGCCATGGCCAACCTACCCGACTGGTTCAAGCGCCACCTCCACACCGCCCGCAACTTCCTGGAAATCCTGTTCCGCGATATCACCGAAGGCGGCCTGGACCTCCGCGCCACCAGCCTGGTCTACACCACCCTGCTGTCGCTGGCCCCGCTGCTGGCGGTCAGCTTCTCGGTGCTGCAAGCCTTCGGCGCCCACAACCAGATGCGGCCCTTGCTGCTGGAAATCCTCGATCCCCTGGGCGATGCCCAGGCGGTGGAAATCACCGACCGCATCATCGGCTTCGTCAATAACCTCGACGTAGGGGTGTTGGGCTTCACCGGCTTCGCCCTGTTGTTCTACACGGTGCTGTCGCTGTTGCAGAAGATCGAGGATTGCTTCAACCAGATTTGGCGGGTGGGCCAATCGCGGGGTTTCCGCCGCAGGTTCAGCGAATACCTCAGCGTCCTCCTGGTCGGGCCGGTTTTGGTGTTCTCGGCGCTGGGGCTGATGGCCTCGCTGAGCAGCCACGAGATCGTGAAAGCCATCATCTCGCTGGAACCGTTCGGGACGCTGTATTACCTCCTGGTCCGCTTGCTGCCCAACCTCCTGATGATCGCGGCCTTCACCTTCCTCTATCTGTTCATCCCCAACACCCGCGTGCGGCTCAAAGCGGCCTTGGCGGGCGGGATCGCCGCTGGGCTGGGTTGGCGCTTGGTGGGCTGGCTGTTCGGCCTGTTCGTGGCGGGTTCGGCGCAGTATCAGGCGATCTATTCCAGTTTCGCCATCCTGATCGTGTTCATGATCTGGCTCTACGTGAATTGGCTGATCCTGCTGGTGGGGGTGGATATTTCGTTCTATGTCCAGCATCCGGCGCATCCCCGGCTGGAACGGCGCGGTTTCCGACTGGGCTATGCCTCGTCGCGGCGGGTGGGGCTGACGGTGATGTATCTTTTGGCGGAACGCTTCCAGCGGGGCGCGCCGCCCTGGACCTTGGACGCGCTGGCGACCACCTTGGGCCTGCCTTGCCGCTGCGTGGAGGAGGTGCTGGAAGCCCTGCGGCGGCGCGGACTCGTCATCGCGGTGGACCCGGACAACACGGCCTACCTGCCCGCCCGCGAACTGGGCTCCGTGACCCTGTTGGACATCCTGGACGCCCTCGACGCCGAGTCCGGCCCCGCCGACGCGCCCCACGATCCGGCCTTGAAGCCACCCGTGGTCGAGGAAGTGATGCGCCGCCTACAGGCAGCCCGCAGCGGCGCGGTGGATGGGATGAGCTTGCGGGATTGGCTGGGGACCGCCGATGGCGACCGGCGGACCCCAGCCACGGAAGAGCGGCCTTAACCGCCCTGGGTGTCGGACGTGGCGGCGGTTTCCTCGGAAGTCCAGTAGGCCGGCCATTGCTCCTGGGGTAGCCACATCTGGGCCAGGGCGGTGAAGATCATCGCCGTCGAGGCCAGGCTATAGCCGATACCGCCGATCATGGTCAGCCAGGCGAACACCGGCATGTACTTGGTCAGCCACCAGGACAGGATATCCAGCAGCAGGAACACGAAGGGCGTGGCGATCAAGATCAACTTGGTGCGCAGGGGATGCTGCGCCAAGCCGAAAATCCAGCCCACGAACAAGAAGATGAAGGCGATGCCGAACAAATGGATATGGGAGACGCGGGTCAATTGGGAGACGCTCTGGCCCTCGTCCACCTCGGCCACTTTCTTCACGTTCTCGAACTTGGCGAAATCGGGCAGCGTGGAACCGGCGTTATGGCAGGACACGCAGTATTGCTGCATGATCGGCTCGACCTGGGACGACCATTGGGTGATCTGGCCACCATCCCGCGCCCATTGGATCAACTCGAAACGCACGTCGTCCGGGGCCATGGGCTTCATCTGGCCGTTGAGCATGGCTTCCAGCTTGGAGCCGGAGCGGTTGCCGTAATAGCTATAAACGATGTCGTTGATCGAAAGGCCGGGTTTGCCGTCGGCCATGCCGTGGGTGAGCATGATTTGCGCCCCGGCCATCATCAGGCCGACGCCGATGACCAGCAGGAACCCGGTGTAAAGCACCTTGTAGGCCAAGGGCAAACGGGCGAGGGTGTTGATTTGGATCATGTGGCTCCTCCGGGGCGGTCCCCGTTATGAAAAAGATGGACCGATTAGACCCCGCCCGCCGGGGCCGTTCAACAGCGGAAGAGCGGCATGGAATGTCACCCGCCGGGAAAAAATCCCCCGCCCGTAGGACGGGGATGGCCGGGAAACCGCCGGAACCTCCGGCAATCCAAGGCTTCCGGCGTTCCGGGGCGGTGGCTTCCGGTGTGGTACCGGAAGTCAAGGGTCTGGTGGCGGATGGGCTATTTCGGGCGGAAGCCGGGGAGTCCGGCCCATCCCAGGTCATTGCGGCGCATTGATGATGGCGGTTTCCCCATCTATCCGCATCGGCCTGCTTTCATAAAGCCCCGTTAGCTTGCGGCGGAATTCGTTGGTGATTTCCCGCGCCTTGGGGCGGCTTTCCACCACCCTGGGCGTCAGCAGGATCACCAATTCCTGGCGGCTCAAGTTCTTGGTGGTCTGGCCGAACAAATCGCCGATGATCGGCAGTTCGAACAACAGCGGAACGCCGCTGCGGTTGTTGGTGATGTTCTCCTTAATCAGGCCACCCAACACCAAGGTTTCGCCATTGGCGACCGCGACCGAGCTTTTGATCTGGCGCTGGGTGATGGTCGGGGAGTTGATGTTGCCGGAAGTCTGTTCCTTCACATCGTCCACCGCCTGGGCGATGTCCATGATGACCAAGCCGCCGGCGTTGACCCTGGGCCGGATATTGAGCAAGACGCCGGTATCGCGGTATTGCACCGAGTTGTAGGACGAATACACCGGGTTGTTGTTGATGATGCCGGTACTGGTGCTACCGCTGAAATTGCCGTACTGGCCGGTCAGGATCGGCACCTGGTCGCCCACCTTGATGCTGGCTTCCTGGTTGTTCAGCACCATCAAGGATGGCGAGGACAGGATATTGACCTTGTTCTTGTCGGCCTGGGCGCTCAATAGCAACCGGACATCCTTGCCCGCCATCACCAAGGAGTATTGGAAGGACGAACTGCCCAAGGCATTGGACACATTGTCGCCCACATTCCTGCCGGGCACTTCGAACAAGCCTTCGGCGTTGGAACCCTGTTGGAAATACCATTTGACGCCATATTTCAGGTTGTCGGTCAGGGTGATCTCGGCGATGGTGGCGTCGATCAAGACCTGCAAGGGCAGCACGTCCAATTCCTTGATGACCGATTCGATCTCTTTGTAATCCTGGGCGCGGGCGGTGATGATGAGGGCGTTGTTGGCGGGGTCGGCCACGATGCGGATATTACCGAGATCGGCGGCCGCGCTGCCGCGCCCGCGCTGCCCGCCGCCGGAACCACCCCGGCCTATGCCGCCACCGAAACCGCCGCCACTGCCACCGAAGCTACCGCTACCACTGCCGCTGCCGCTGCTGCCGCTTCCGCCCAACCCGCTGCTGGAACTGCCGCCCAAGCCGCCACTGCCGCTGGAACTGCCGCTCGAACCCAGGCTGCCCATCGAGCCGCTGGACCCGAACGAGGATGAACTTCCGCTCCCGGACGACGAGCTGCCCAGGTCGCTGGAACTGCTGGTCAAGCCGCCGCCACTCCCGGAAGAACCACCGAACGCGCCGCCGCCGCTGCCGTAGTTCCCCCCGAAGGAGCCGCCACCGCCGCCGAGTTGGCTACCCTGCGAACCCGGCGTCAACGAAGGCCGACCACCGCGCCCACCGCCCTGGCCGAAAATATTGCTCAGGGTATTGGCCAATTCCATCGCGTCCACGTTCTGCACCCGGTAGACATGGATGCCACCAGCCCGGTTGGTGGTATAGCGGTCGAGGCGCTCGATCCAGGTTTCCACCTCGTCGAGATAGCGCGGCTGCGGCGTCACCACCAGGATGGCGTTGAGCCGCTCGATAGGCATCATCCGCACCACCCCGGCCAGCGGCCCCTTGGCGGTATCGCCCAGCACCTTGTCGAGTTCCTCGGCCACGATGGCGGGCTCGACATTCTTCAAGGGAAACACGCCCACCGACATACCGCGCATGAAATCCACATCGAACAGCCGGATGGTTTCCAACACGGCTTCCAATTCTTCCGCCGTGCCGGCCAGCATCAGCATATTGCGCGGCATGTCGGCGCGGACCACGGCCTTGGGTGGCATCAGGGGTTCCAACACCTTTTGCATTTCCCCGACCCCGACATAGCGCAGGGGCACCACCCGCAGTTGATAACCCGGCGGCATGGCCTGCCCCGACAGGCCGAGTTTCGGCCCCGGCGCATCGATCAAGGCGTTGGCGTCGGGTTCGATGCGGTACATGTCGTGGTCCTTGATGAGGACCGCGCCGTTCATCCTGAGCAGCATTTCCAGGGTGGGGATGAGTTCGTCCTCGGCCAGGGGGCGGGTGGTTTGCAGCGTCACCTTGCCCGTCACCTTGGGACTCAACACGTAGTTGATCTTCAAAGTCTCGTCGAGGATGGTCTTGGCCACCTCGTTGAGGTCGGCGTCGTCGAAATTGAGGGTGTATTTGCCCTCCTTGCGACTGGGGGCGCGTTTCCCGGTGGGGGCCGGGCCGACCGGAGCGTAGCGCTCGGGGGCGGCATAGGAACCCTCCACCGGCCCCAGTGTGCTGCCGGTGGCGGGATAGATTTCGGGAGGCCGGGTGGGCGTGGCGGCCAAGGCTTCGCTCTGCATCGGGCGCGAATCGGGAGCATTGGGGTTCTCGAGGACGAGATTGGCCGGTAGCCGGATTTTTTGCGCCGCCTTGGACCCCAATTGCTGGCAACCGGACATTCCCAGTGCGGCCAACACCGAGACGGCCACGAATCGGTTTCTCTTGTTATGCATGGATGTGTTCTTAAAAGTGCGATGATCGAAACTGCCTACGCCGCCGCTAATCCCCTGGACCGCCGCTGTATTCTTCCTCGACGCCCGTGTCCTCCTCCTCGGGAGGCATGGGTTCTTCCTCCGGCTCTTCCACGGGTTGGGGAACCGGCATGGGAGGCCGCCCCGGCCGGGGCGGCTGGCCCGGCGCGGGCTGGACCTGGGGTTGGCCCGGCGGGCCGGGTTGGCCCGGTGGTACCGCCGCCTTGGGTTTCTTCTTGAGCAAGGGCAGTTCCTGGTTATCCTGGCCCTGCTGCATAACCACCCGGTCCACACCCACATCGACCAGGGTCCAACTGTCGAGGGTATCTTGTGCCTTGAGCCGCTTATATTTGCCCTTGGCATCGACCAATAGCGCTTTCTTGCCTTCGGGCGTATGCACGATGCCCACGAGTTTGAGGGTCATGGGCATCTTGCGAACCTCGGGCGGTGGCGGCGGTTCGTTCATGTCGATGCCGGGACGGCGGCTTTCCATGAACAAGGGCCGGTCGGCGATTTGCCGGTAATCGTCCAGCGGTGGCAATTCCAGGCTGGCGGGGCCGCCGCTGCCGGTTTCCATCGGGGGCGCGGCCTGGGATTGGTGCTGGACCAGGGCGGCCTGGCGCTTGCGGTCCAGCACCAGCGCCTCCAACGCCACGATGAAGCCCAGGACCAAGGCGATCCCGGCCAGGATCGCGGGTAATACGTATTCGCGCGGCAGTTTCAGCATGTCTATTGTGTCCGCATATAACCGACCACGTCGAAATCGACGCTCAGCTTGTCGGGGAGGGTTTGCGGGCCTTTGGCCATGGGGTTGCGCGGCACCCGGATCGGCCTGATGTTGAGGTTCTCGATGAACAGCGAGGGCTTGGCCGACTCGAAATTGTGCAAAACCTGCCGCAGCACATTGGTGCCGCCGTTCATCCGCACCTTGACCGCGACGCGGGTGAAGTTCTCCTCGATGTGTTCGGGGATCACCTGGGTGCTGGTCAATTCGCCGCCGGCCTCGCTCACCGCGCCCTTGATCTGGGTTTGCAATTCGGCGGAGGCCAGGGCAGCGGTGGAACGCGCCAGGAAACTGTCGTCCTGCTCGCCCTCGGCCCGGATGACTTCCAGGCGCTTGACCAAGCCTTCCTTTTCCGCCGCGATCTTGGACAGCCGCGTCAGGCGGAATTGCAATTCCTCGATGTTCTCGCCGTATTCGCGGGCCAGGCCGAGCAAGGGAGCCAGGCAGGCGAAATACACCACGGCCAGCACGCCGAACAACAAACCCAGCGCCGCGAGGCGGGATTTATTGATCCTGATCGGCTGGTTCAGATTCAAGTTCAGGTTCAGGTTGAACTTGAGGTTCGGGCGCTGATTTTTCAGGAGCGGGGTTTTCAGAGAACCTCCCATTGACCACGTCGCTGGCGATTTGAAAGCGTTCCAACCCGCTGCCGGTGTCCTTGGTCACCGGGGAAACGAAGCTGGTGTTCTTGAAGTGACCGGACGCCTCGATCACCTCGATGAGGCTGGAGGCGGAAGGCGATTGCCCCTGGATCACGATATGCCGGTCCTTGTACTGCAAGCCGTTGAGCCAGGTGTTGTCGGGGATCACCCGGCTGAGTTCTTCCAGCATGTCGATCAAGACCGGCTCGCTGCGTTTCTTGTCCTGGAGGAACCGGGTCTGGTGCAGGAGTTTGTCGGTTTCCTGGCGCAGCGCCTCGACTTCCTTGGCGGTCTTGTTGGCCTTCCTGACCCGCTCCTCCAAATCCTCGGCGACCGAACCGGCGCTCAGGATGGGCTGGACCAACAGCGCCCCGACCAGCAATAGGATGAGGGTTCCCAGGGCGATATTGGCGATGCGCGGCCAGCGGCTGCCGGAGGTCCGGTATTTTTCCGGCAGGAGATTATAAGTGCCCGGCGGCGCGTGGCCCGCCAAATCCACCCAATCGGGCCGCCAACCCCACACCGCCAGATCGTCCAGCGCGGCGTCGAGTTTGGCCTTGGGGGTCAGGATCAATTCCACGCCGATTTGGCGGGTGGCCTGCCAGCGCGAGACGATGCGGTAGCCGTAATAGACCTGGTCGCTTTTGAACGGCGTCAGGCGGTCCATCTCGAAGGCCAAGACCTGCCCCAAGTTCTCCTCGACCGCCATGGGGAATTTCAGGGTCTTGCACAGCGCCTGCCCCGGTGCCAAGCGCAGTAGCACCTGGGTTTCGGCCAGTTCGGGCCGGGCTTCCAACAAGCGCTCCCGCGACCGCGACCCGTCCTCGTCCAGGGCGTAATGGCCCAGGGGGCGCTCGCCCTCGGGACCGAGATGGGCGATGGACAAGCCGTCGTCGCCCCGCCGCAGCACCACGTATTCGGTGGCGGCCCCCAGCAGCTTTTGCACCGGGGTGGGCACCAGGAACGCCAGTTCGCCGGTCCACCAGCGGATGAACTTATGGAAATCCCAATCTATGGCGGTGTCGAGTTTCAGCATGGTATCGCGCTAGCAGGCTGTTTCCAGATTGCGCCGGTTCCCGAGCGGCGCTTGGGAACCGGCGGACGGTGGGCATGAATACATG includes:
- the gspM gene encoding type II secretion system protein GspM; amino-acid sequence: MNLNQPIRINKSRLAALGLLFGVLAVVYFACLAPLLGLAREYGENIEELQFRLTRLSKIAAEKEGLVKRLEVIRAEGEQDDSFLARSTAALASAELQTQIKGAVSEAGGELTSTQVIPEHIEENFTRVAVKVRMNGGTNVLRQVLHNFESAKPSLFIENLNIRPIRVPRNPMAKGPQTLPDKLSVDFDVVGYMRTQ
- a CDS encoding elongation factor-1 alpha, with the protein product MIQINTLARLPLAYKVLYTGFLLVIGVGLMMAGAQIMLTHGMADGKPGLSINDIVYSYYGNRSGSKLEAMLNGQMKPMAPDDVRFELIQWARDGGQITQWSSQVEPIMQQYCVSCHNAGSTLPDFAKFENVKKVAEVDEGQSVSQLTRVSHIHLFGIAFIFLFVGWIFGLAQHPLRTKLILIATPFVFLLLDILSWWLTKYMPVFAWLTMIGGIGYSLASTAMIFTALAQMWLPQEQWPAYWTSEETAATSDTQGG
- a CDS encoding TldD/PmbA family protein; this encodes MNFTEQTHALFDRLAEGAFAGLQTGEELNLNLGAEAQTYLRFNDSKVRQATDVAQRHLSLNFQAHGRRLVLGFDLSGQVAQDAATLGSLVARARAETRVLPEDPFLVPMANHGGSTHQHPGDWPDPATAIDQIAGLTAGTDFTGFFAMGPQIRATRNSLGQNHWFATESFFLDYSLYTVNAAGENKAVKGLYADRTWQAERCAASVAGSRARLELLRRDSRALPPGGYRVYFAPAAVAELVGMFSWGAVSYGAWKKGDSALRKLVEGEAELSPLFNLAENFDLGLSPRFNSLGETAPARLPVIERGQLRNLLVSARSAQEYGAVSNAAEPEGWSGEFLRSPEVGAGDLPEAEALKALDTGLYIGNLHYLNWSDTQNARVTGMTRYACFWVEGGEIVAPIRDLRFDESLYRVFGPELLALTREAETQVNIDTYGRRALGGCRVPGALVGDFRFTL
- the gspD gene encoding type II secretion system secretin GspD; translation: MHNKRNRFVAVSVLAALGMSGCQQLGSKAAQKIRLPANLVLENPNAPDSRPMQSEALAATPTRPPEIYPATGSTLGPVEGSYAAPERYAPVGPAPTGKRAPSRKEGKYTLNFDDADLNEVAKTILDETLKINYVLSPKVTGKVTLQTTRPLAEDELIPTLEMLLRMNGAVLIKDHDMYRIEPDANALIDAPGPKLGLSGQAMPPGYQLRVVPLRYVGVGEMQKVLEPLMPPKAVVRADMPRNMLMLAGTAEELEAVLETIRLFDVDFMRGMSVGVFPLKNVEPAIVAEELDKVLGDTAKGPLAGVVRMMPIERLNAILVVTPQPRYLDEVETWIERLDRYTTNRAGGIHVYRVQNVDAMELANTLSNIFGQGGGRGGRPSLTPGSQGSQLGGGGGSFGGNYGSGGGAFGGSSGSGGGLTSSSSDLGSSSSGSGSSSSFGSSGSMGSLGSSGSSSGSGGLGGSSSSGLGGSGSSGSGSGSGSFGGSGGGFGGGIGRGGSGGGQRGRGSAAADLGNIRIVADPANNALIITARAQDYKEIESVIKELDVLPLQVLIDATIAEITLTDNLKYGVKWYFQQGSNAEGLFEVPGRNVGDNVSNALGSSSFQYSLVMAGKDVRLLLSAQADKNKVNILSSPSLMVLNNQEASIKVGDQVPILTGQYGNFSGSTSTGIINNNPVYSSYNSVQYRDTGVLLNIRPRVNAGGLVIMDIAQAVDDVKEQTSGNINSPTITQRQIKSSVAVANGETLVLGGLIKENITNNRSGVPLLFELPIIGDLFGQTTKNLSRQELVILLTPRVVESRPKAREITNEFRRKLTGLYESRPMRIDGETAIINAPQ
- a CDS encoding PilN domain-containing protein, which encodes MLKLDTAIDWDFHKFIRWWTGELAFLVPTPVQKLLGAATEYVVLRRGDDGLSIAHLGPEGERPLGHYALDEDGSRSRERLLEARPELAETQVLLRLAPGQALCKTLKFPMAVEENLGQVLAFEMDRLTPFKSDQVYYGYRIVSRWQATRQIGVELILTPKAKLDAALDDLAVWGWRPDWVDLAGHAPPGTYNLLPEKYRTSGSRWPRIANIALGTLILLLVGALLVQPILSAGSVAEDLEERVRKANKTAKEVEALRQETDKLLHQTRFLQDKKRSEPVLIDMLEELSRVIPDNTWLNGLQYKDRHIVIQGQSPSASSLIEVIEASGHFKNTSFVSPVTKDTGSGLERFQIASDVVNGRFSENPAPEKSAPEPQVQPEPELESEPADQDQ
- a CDS encoding YhjD/YihY/BrkB family envelope integrity protein, which gives rise to MANLPDWFKRHLHTARNFLEILFRDITEGGLDLRATSLVYTTLLSLAPLLAVSFSVLQAFGAHNQMRPLLLEILDPLGDAQAVEITDRIIGFVNNLDVGVLGFTGFALLFYTVLSLLQKIEDCFNQIWRVGQSRGFRRRFSEYLSVLLVGPVLVFSALGLMASLSSHEIVKAIISLEPFGTLYYLLVRLLPNLLMIAAFTFLYLFIPNTRVRLKAALAGGIAAGLGWRLVGWLFGLFVAGSAQYQAIYSSFAILIVFMIWLYVNWLILLVGVDISFYVQHPAHPRLERRGFRLGYASSRRVGLTVMYLLAERFQRGAPPWTLDALATTLGLPCRCVEEVLEALRRRGLVIAVDPDNTAYLPARELGSVTLLDILDALDAESGPADAPHDPALKPPVVEEVMRRLQAARSGAVDGMSLRDWLGTADGDRRTPATEERP